ACTGAAGGAACGACTGAGAGCAACCTGGAAATTTCTGTGAAATGTACATTTCCTGATCCAGAAAAAGCTGATTTAGCAACAGAACCGAAAGTTTAGAGAATACTGTTTGGGCTTTGTAAATTCGATAAAGGCGATCGCCCTCCCCTCCCTAACTCCTCAGGAGAGCGATCGCCTTTCGTAATCACAAAAGTTACTTGGAAATAAAGTGACACCACATGTGACCAGGCCCTTCGGGTGAGCAGGTACGTTCGATCAAAGTGTAGGAATACGTGCGTCCTTTGCCTTTGGTGTTATCCCAGTCGCTATTGATGTCGTAGCCGCTATCCCAATATTCGCCATAGGGGTCGTGAGCAATAAAACCTTCAGTGTTGTAGCCCATTAAAACAATGATGTGGCCAAAGCGGGTGAAGTACCCATGCACGATCACGGGCTTATCTTGCGCGATCCACTGTTTCACATCTTCAATAGAAGCAGTTTCGCGGAAGTCATCCCTGTACCCCTGCTGTTCTACTAGCCATTTCAGGTCGTAAGGGTCGTGTCTAGAGCGGCCTTGCTCAATCAAGAAATCATAGTATTCGTCTTCTAGTTGAGCTTCTTGGGTAGGTTTGGCCCCAAAGAAAGCAAGACACATGGCAACACTGGTGACATTGCAAGAACCAGAAGGGTTGTAGCGATTATCAGTTTGGGCGAAATAAGGAAAACCTTTAATTCGATGTTCTTGAGGCAATGCGCCCGGTGTCGGTGGCGAGAGCTGTTGTTGGGTTGCCACAACATCTTCTTGGGAAGTCACGAGACGGACGTGATCCGCAAAGACGTACCAGGTGTTGCGTTCCTTAAATTGCACATTTTCAAAAGCAACTTTGATCAGCTTGCCTTCAACTTTGTAGGAGTGCAGATCGAATAGTTGTCCAGCAGTAATTTCTTCTTTTTGGTCAGTGGGTAGATCAGACGCCTGAACGGGCTGTAACTTGAAAACCGTGTTTTGCAGGATTTTGAGCTTCATAACAAATCACCTAAAGATACATGGTTCCAGTCGGGGGATGAGGAACCTCTAGATTGGTCTGACTTATATCAACAAGGCCAGAAGCCAAGTTTTCGTCATCGAATCACAACTAATCGCTGACTTTCTACCAGGGGAAAGAATCCTGAAAAAGCATGTGCTTGTACCTTGTCAGTGGAGGCTTAGAGAGCTACTTATGCAGATTTATACGCCAGACTGGGTCAAGCACGCAGTTTTCTACCAAATTTTCCCCGATCGCTTTGCCAAAAGCCACCATCCGCACAAAAAATTGTTAAAAAATGCCAGTTGGGAAGCCTGGGACGAGATGCCAACGCTACAAGGCTATAAAGGTGGCGACTTGTGGGGTGTGATAGAGAAGTTGGACTATCTCAAAGATCTGGGGATCAATGCTATCTACTTCACCCCTATTTTTCAGTCTGCGAGTAACCACCGCTATCACACCCACGATTACTACCAAGTGGACCCGATGCTGGGGGGAAACACAGCCTTTCGCGATCTACTAGAAGCGGCTCATGAGCGCGATATTCGAGTGGTGCTAGATGGTGTGTTCAACCACGCGAGTCGAGGCTTTTTCTTCTTTCACGATGTGCTAGAAAACGGGCCGCATTCTCCTTGGGTCGATTGGTTCAAGATTCATGATTGGCCTGTGTCCCCCTATAACGGGGAGTACCCAGCAAATTACGAAGGTTGGGACAATAACCGAGCTTTGCCCGTGTTCAACCACGACCACCCAGAAGTACGGGAGTACATCATGGAGGTGACGGAATACTGGATTAAATTTGGCATTGATGGTTGGCGCTTGGATGTGCCTTTCGAGGTGAAAGCGCCCGGGTTTTGGCAAGAGTTTCGCGATCGCGTTAAAGCGATTAACCCAGAAGCCTACATTGTCGGGGAAGTCTGGGAAGATTCTCGTGAGTGGCTGGATGGCACCCAGTTCGACGGCGTGATGAATTATCTTTTTGCTGCTCCTACGATCGCATTTGCCGCAGGCGATCGCGTAGTGATGGAGCAGGTGCAAGGCCGCTCCTATTATCCTTATCCGCCACTATTGGCTAAGGAATACGCTGAGAAAATTCAGGAAGTGTTAGCGCTTTATCCCTGGGAAATTCAGCTGACTCAGTTAAATTTGTTAGCAAGCCACGATACGGCTCGTTTGCTCTCGATTGCGGGGGGCGATCGCGCCAGTGTAGAACTCGCCACCATTCTTCTGATGACCTATCCTGGTGCTCCTAGCGTCTACTACGGTGATGAAGTAGGACTGCCAGGAGCGCTCGATCCTGACTCACGACGAGCTTTCCCGATGGAAGGCAAGTGGGAACGAGACGTACTCAACTACCACCGTTACCTGATTGATTTGCGGAACCGCTACGCGGCTTTACGGACAGGAACCTATCAGGTGTTGTTCGCAGAAAGCACCGTTTATGTGTTTGCCAGAGTTCTCGGTGGCGAAGAGGTGATTGTCGCTGTGAATGTGGGAACTGCTTCTGGGAAGGCCCATATTAATTGGGATGAGACAGGGTTGCGATCGCGTCCTAGCGAGATCCTCTATGGCTCCGCCGAGTTGGAGTGGGATGAAGCGAATGCCTCACAGTTAAGCTTGACCATTCCAGCTCGGACAGGTTGTATTCTGACTAGCTGATTCAGACTTCTCTTCTTCAGGGGATGATATCTGACTCAGTTTAGATTTCAGACACAAACTCATAGATAAGAGGCGGCTGAGTTTCGGTTGCCTCATTCTGTGGCTTGTACCGTTATTCACGCGATTGCCTCAAGCAACTAGAAGTGGTGCGAATTGACAATACACAGGTGCTGGCAGATCCGATCAATAGGAAGATGGCAATCCAAATGCTGAACAGTTACAAGGAATTCTGCAAGTTGAGAGTGCAAACGGTTGGACAACCTTCACCATCCAACTTCCTACTCAACCCCAAGCTTCCTAGAAGGCATAGATTTTAACCAATTAAGACCTCTCCCCAACCCCTCTCCGCGTCGGAGAGGGACTTTGAATCTATCTCCCCTTCCCTACTAGGGAAGGGGCTGGGGGTTAGGTCTCAATATTGGGAGAACTATTCAACCATCGCCAAAGTGGGCATCAGGACAGTATCAATGACATGAATCACACCGTTATCGGCCAAGATATCGGTTTTCAGCACATTGGCATCGTTCACCTTCAAGCCATTCTCATGCTCTACAGCCACGATCGAGCCTTCCATCGTGGGAGCTTCATCGATCTGAGCTAAGTCATCGGAGCGGACGTCGCCAGAGATCACGTGGTAAGTCAAGAGCCGCCTTAGCTTCAGGGGTTCTTTCAACAAGCCATCAATGGTGCCCTCTGGCAGCTTGGCA
This window of the Trichocoleus desertorum ATA4-8-CV12 genome carries:
- a CDS encoding fasciclin domain-containing protein, producing MADLLETATQAGSFSKLLSAIEAANLTDTLKNPGPITVLAPTDEAFAKLPEGTIDGLLKEPLKLRRLLTYHVISGDVRSDDLAQIDEAPTMEGSIVAVEHENGLKVNDANVLKTDILADNGVIHVIDTVLMPTLAMVE
- a CDS encoding C39 family peptidase is translated as MKLKILQNTVFKLQPVQASDLPTDQKEEITAGQLFDLHSYKVEGKLIKVAFENVQFKERNTWYVFADHVRLVTSQEDVVATQQQLSPPTPGALPQEHRIKGFPYFAQTDNRYNPSGSCNVTSVAMCLAFFGAKPTQEAQLEDEYYDFLIEQGRSRHDPYDLKWLVEQQGYRDDFRETASIEDVKQWIAQDKPVIVHGYFTRFGHIIVLMGYNTEGFIAHDPYGEYWDSGYDINSDWDNTKGKGRTYSYTLIERTCSPEGPGHMWCHFISK
- a CDS encoding glycoside hydrolase family 13 protein; the encoded protein is MQIYTPDWVKHAVFYQIFPDRFAKSHHPHKKLLKNASWEAWDEMPTLQGYKGGDLWGVIEKLDYLKDLGINAIYFTPIFQSASNHRYHTHDYYQVDPMLGGNTAFRDLLEAAHERDIRVVLDGVFNHASRGFFFFHDVLENGPHSPWVDWFKIHDWPVSPYNGEYPANYEGWDNNRALPVFNHDHPEVREYIMEVTEYWIKFGIDGWRLDVPFEVKAPGFWQEFRDRVKAINPEAYIVGEVWEDSREWLDGTQFDGVMNYLFAAPTIAFAAGDRVVMEQVQGRSYYPYPPLLAKEYAEKIQEVLALYPWEIQLTQLNLLASHDTARLLSIAGGDRASVELATILLMTYPGAPSVYYGDEVGLPGALDPDSRRAFPMEGKWERDVLNYHRYLIDLRNRYAALRTGTYQVLFAESTVYVFARVLGGEEVIVAVNVGTASGKAHINWDETGLRSRPSEILYGSAELEWDEANASQLSLTIPARTGCILTS